The following proteins are co-located in the Fundulus heteroclitus isolate FHET01 unplaced genomic scaffold, MU-UCD_Fhet_4.1 scaffold_78, whole genome shotgun sequence genome:
- the LOC105939996 gene encoding uncharacterized protein LOC105939996, translating to MVENRFTKPLGLVLIVAAHMVFCGLSHVRVIGIVDQNISLNFTFNTTIRNNSSIAVYKCISKQQKISEYPHCKSEIEVYPEFSSVIFHLTNLSLNNTETYWATLFRNGKTETSNKVELIVQEDNRRTSVPPVPSTFTQTTTSGSSSFLSSNVVTVIVVSPFLVLAAILPFLVICLAKPKGPTQEASQRTSNPPAQETLEVSVNSTGSSLVYSVLDFPKRPPSTVEFSPNNTEYASVSYLPEKKPRSHTNK from the exons atggtTGAAAACAGGTTCACAAAACCTCTTGGTTTAGTTTTAATCGTCGCAGCTCACATGGTGTTCTGTG GCCTCAGCCATGTACGTGTCATTGGGATCGTCGACCAAAACATCTCACTTAACTTCACATTTAACACTACAATCCGAAACAACAGTAGCATCGCTGTCTATAAATGTATATCTAAGCAACAAAAAATCTCTGAGTATCCACATTGCAAAAGCGAAATTGAGGTTTACCCTGAATTTTCTTCCGTAATTTTTCACCTCACAAATCTGAGTCTAAACAACACGGAAACCTACTGGGCCACTTTATTTAGGAATGGTAAAACTGAAACGAGTAATAAAGTGGAGCTGATTGTTCAAGAGGATAATCGACGCACCAGTG TTCCCCCAGTGCCGAGCACCTTCACCCAGACAACAACCAGTGGAAGTTCCAGTTTCCTTTCCTCCAATGTTGTCACAGTTATTGTGGTTTCTCCATTCCTTGTGTTAGCTGCAATACTTCCATTCTTGGTCATCTGTCTTGCCAAACCAAAAG GCCCAACACAAGAGGCATCACAAAGAACCTCAAATCCCCCAGCACAG GAAACGCTTGAGGTGTCAGTTAACTCGACTGGATCGTCGCTGGTCTACAGCGTTTTGGACTTCCCAAAGAGACCCCCGTCAACCGTGGAGTTTAGTCCCAACAATACAGAGTACGCCAGTGTCAGCTACCTCCCAGAGAAGAAGCCAAGGTCCCACACAAACAAATGA